The sequence TTCGCGACGGCGCCCGCGTCGATCGGCAGCGCCGCTCCGGTGATGTACTTCGATTCGTCGGAGGCGAGGAACAGCACCGCGTCGGCGACCGCGCGCGCCTCGATGAGCGGCGCGGGCAACATGTGGAAGTGTCCGATCACCGCCGCCGCGTCGTCCATCGTCGGCTCGGCGAGGTCCGGTCGCAGCATGCGACGGAACCACTCGTTGTCGAGCATCGGGGTCCGGATGTTGCCGGGGTGAATCGAGTTCACCCTGATCCACTGCGGGGCAAGCTCATTGGCCAGTGAGTTCTTCAACCCGACCAACGCGTGCTTGGCCGACGCGTACGCGGACATGTATCCGCCGCCGCGCAGTCCGAGCATCGAGCTCACCAGGATGATCGATCCTCCGCGCCCGTCCGACATATGCGGCAGCGCGACCTTGACCGTGTGCATGACGCCGGTCAGATTGATGTCCAGCATGGTCTGCCAGTCGGTCTCGTCGACCGACGCCGCCGGCGAGGGCACTCCGCTGATGCCGGCGTTGGCGACAACCACGTCGGGCCGCCCCAACTCGTCGACACCCCGCTGCAGTGCGGCGCCAAGACCCTCGAGGTCCCTGACGTCCGCCTTCTCGGCGACGATGCGTCGGTCCAACTTCTCGACCAGAGCTGCGGTCTCTTGAAGGTCCGCCTCCGTCGCGCCGGGGTAACCGACGCCGTCGATGTCGCCGCACACATCGACGGCGATGATGTCGGCGCCTTCCTCCGCGAGCCGGACGGCATGCTCGCGGCCCTGGCCGCGCGCTGCACCGGTGATGAAGGCGACCTTGCCGGCTGCCCTGCCAATTGT is a genomic window of Mycobacterium sp. ITM-2016-00318 containing:
- a CDS encoding mycofactocin-coupled SDR family oxidoreductase translates to MNTIGRAAGKVAFITGAARGQGREHAVRLAEEGADIIAVDVCGDIDGVGYPGATEADLQETAALVEKLDRRIVAEKADVRDLEGLGAALQRGVDELGRPDVVVANAGISGVPSPAASVDETDWQTMLDINLTGVMHTVKVALPHMSDGRGGSIILVSSMLGLRGGGYMSAYASAKHALVGLKNSLANELAPQWIRVNSIHPGNIRTPMLDNEWFRRMLRPDLAEPTMDDAAAVIGHFHMLPAPLIEARAVADAVLFLASDESKYITGAALPIDAGAVAKF